In Ascaphus truei isolate aAscTru1 chromosome 21, aAscTru1.hap1, whole genome shotgun sequence, one DNA window encodes the following:
- the LOC142471987 gene encoding golgin subfamily A member 2-like, which produces MEIFQPLWQQTYNLHKELEKDRDHLRLESFKNSKNSDELKQQNSELSAKLNVMLSENATMRLEVADLHKKLEMAGLMIQQFSNQTGAPDANQQLRMALEERDQLGAQLTQVSESLQHLRAERDQYVEKLKEEGSVWQERVQQLLEQTTEHQLLSEISGP; this is translated from the exons ATGGAGATTTTCCAGCCGCTGTGGCAGCAAACATACAAC ctCCACAAAGAGCTGGAGAAAGATCGTGACCACCTTCGACTGGAATCCTTCAAAAACAG TAAAAACAGCGATGAGCTGAAGCAGCAGAACTCTGAGCTGTCGGCGAAGCTGAACGTGATGCTCTCTGAGAATGCCACCATGAGGCTGGAGGTGGCAGATCTGCACAAGAAGCTGGAGATGGCAGGACTCATGATCCAGCAG TTCTCTAATCAGACGGGTGCTCCAGATGCCAACCAGCAGCTCCGCATGGCACTGGAAGAGCGAGACCAGCTGGGAGCCCAGCTCACACAG GTGTCCGAATCTCTCCAACACCTGAGGGCCGAGCGGGACCAGTACGTAGAGAAACTGAAGGAGGAGGGGTCTGTTTGGCAGGAAAGGGTCCAGCAACTCCTTGAGCAG acaactGAGCACCAGCTGCTGTCTGAAATTTCTGGCCCTTGA
- the SWI5 gene encoding DNA repair protein SWI5 homolog, which translates to MEVSDLKRKDAALDDEIAQLEAEGYSLEELEAHISLLHQYNELKDAGQMLLGRLAELRGVTTKDLYAEFGMELED; encoded by the exons ATGGAGGTCTCGGACCTTAAGCGGAAGGACGCAGCTCTGGATGATGAGATAGCACAGCTCGAGGCCGA AGGTTACAGCCTGGAGGAATTGGAAGCGCACATCTCCCTGCTTCACCAGTACAACGAGTTAAAAGATGCTGGGCAGATGCTGTTGGGCAGGCTTG CAGAGCTCAGAGGAGTCACCACCAAAGATCTGTACGCGGAGTTTGGGATGGAGTTGGAAGATTGA